DNA sequence from the Parambassis ranga chromosome 1, fParRan2.1, whole genome shotgun sequence genome:
GTAAGTGTTGTAACAAAATTAGATTCAAAtgcatcaattaaaaaaaaaaaagttggataTCATGTACTTTCTAGTGATTGATAGCCAGTCAGGGTATTTTGTGGTTTGACACCTTTTTCAATAGATTTTTCTCATAAGAAAAGAAACTGAGCTTTCTAGGCTGCACTGTTTTTTTGATGTTTATTCACCAACTCCCTCTCGGGTTATTTTATATGGTacttcaaaatattaaaaaaccgAGCAGCAGGTGGGAGTGCATTTCATTGAAATTCAAGGCAAGTTTATCTATAGGGcaaaacatttgaaaaacagCAACATAGCTGGACCCACAGAGATAATGATCATAtctgtcaaacaaacacataaataattAGATCAATCCGCTAATTGAACTGGATATACAGTATGTCTGTTCAAGATAATTACCGTAGTTGCATGGATGTAAGTGGTTAATATTTAGGTATGTTTGATTTTAAGCACTACACCTTGAAGGCAGCAGCTGACTAATGTGAGTGGACAGAGGTTAGATAATGATCTTAGTCTATGTAAAAACTTATGAATGGCTGATTATTCACAGCTGAAGTGGCAAGATAATGATCATGTctgaaaatacaataaaatataatataaagaaATGGAAAATGTAAGGACATCCAACTTTTTAAGTACACCAAGCAGCCCTAAAAAAGCACTTGTGTTGGTAAAAGTATTTATCACTGTCTACTAGCTAAAGtaacttcaaattaaatgtttgCAAATCCTCAccaggattgtttttttaagagaaTATTTATCATCACAATGAACCTGTTGTTCAGAActcttttttgtctctgtgtgttgttcacagcagcagtggaagTGGCACTATGGGCCGTCTGGATGGGAAAGTTATTGTGTTGTCTGCTGCCGCGCAGGGGATTGGACGGGCTGCAGCAATAGTAATGAGCTCTAATAATAACTTCTCACTCATTTATTTCCCTGCAAATCACAGAGGAAGTGTGTTTATGCACTAGCTCTTTGGTGCATATTGGTACATATTTCTACCAGAGCTTAGTGGAATGTTGTCTACATTTCATGATGTGCTAGCTTTTGTAACAGGTGTTAGAAAACATAAGTCCAACAGAAACCATTTTCTTTCAAAATTACTGTACTTAGCTATAAATTCAGTTCAATTCGTTTCAGGTCAGTCTTAACGCTAAATCCACTGGGAATGTTCTTGTCTGAGTGATCACAAAACACTTAAAGATCACACACACGTCCTTGTCAAGACTAGGCCATCAGTATATCCATTTCCTTTAAGTGTTGTCTAGAAGTGTGTCGAGTGTTCCATGTATTGCAGGGATTCAGGTTTTATGTTGGCATGGAGGAATTCAAATACAGAGGGGTCTTTGTCCTGTCTGAAGTAATTGTTGGACTGGATTTAAAGAGTATAGAGGGATTAGGGATGGAAAATGAAATCTGCCTTTTGCAGAATGCTTGATAATAAGAACCTGATTATTATTGATGACTTGAATTACTCCCTGATTGACTATGTTCATGTCATATGACTGTGCATCCAGGCAGCAGTTCAGTTTTTTAATATTCAAATGTTTAATAAGCcataacatattttttttaaaaaactaaacaaaacatctCTTTGAATAACAAGATTacaatgaaatgttttttaaccAGGTAACATTCTCATGACTATAGGTTACTGTGATGTGTTGATATTGTTGGGCCACTTGGATcagacctttttttatttttcaactgCAGGCATTTGCAAAGGAGGGTGCTCGGGTTACTGCAGTTGACATAAATGGAGAGAAGGTGAAGGAGCTAGATGGCATTCAAGGTAGGAAATCACCTCTGTTGGTCTGccgctgccacctgctggttaaACAGTGTGATACAGACTGGATGAGTCCCTGGATGAGTCCCTCTTATAAGGTCTTACAATTTCTGAGAGTTGGAAGCCCTTGACAAGATAAATTACCTCTATTTTACTTTAGTACTAAAATAGACATTATAAAAATAGACAGAAATAAATAGACATTAGCCATCATTCATTTGAAATGTTGCTTTTCACActgtgatgtaaaaaaaataatccccAAAACCTGTTAACTGCAAAATCCTTTTCTGATTTTCAAACCCTGTTCTCTTATATAAAAAAGACTATATTTGaagataaatatataaaaacaatagGGACCTGTAAATACAGAGTTTTAATTATGTTTTCATTAGGGTATATTAATCACCTGCAGTGTAGTAAACTATGTTGTATTTCCCACACATATCCtacaataaaagaaaattaacaataaaatcagttcaacacataaataaatacaaaggtATAAACAAAGCATAAAGATAAAATATACACTCCAAATGTCTGTTGTAATGGATTATTATGTGACTGACTCATTAACAGTTCTAAtgcttgttttgctgcttcaTTTATTCCAATCTCTGCTGGTCCAGAGACCAAAATAAATTAGTTTGAGTGAATTGGAGGAGTGGACTGCTCCTTCCTCTAACTAAGCTTCAATGCTGTATCTCTACGTGCTTTCTGAAAGGCTGTTATGACATCTGTTGGAAAATATAAAGGAAGCAGCCAGGTCTGTAACTGTATGTATAATATCGCAGTGTTGGGGCAGATTGTTCTGACTGTTGTAGCTTAGCTGCAATCTTTATTTTGTGTGGTCAGTATTTGGCTTAACACTGCTCAGCTGGCTATATTGGTTGTTGaatgaaaataatataaatgcTATGTGTCTTATGATCTACATTAAATGAAGTCATGAATATCAATGTGCGCTTGTGAACAAAAGCAAGtgaaatatgtttgtgtttttattctcaggGATTAGGACCAAAGTTGTGGATGTTACAAAGAGGGATCAAGTGGAAGCCCTGGCTAAGGAGCACGACCATGTGGATGTGCTGTTCAATGTAGCTGGGTACATTTCCTGTTATATTAATGTTGCCTTAAAATACTGAGGAGCAGTCATTTAGTAAATATAGTTAATACATATCAGGATAATTACTATTTCTTTTTGTCATGCATCATCTACATTTCTTAAATCCCTATACCATATGGTTTAACCCTCACTTGACCTTTTTTTTAAGCTCCTTAGCAAAGGTCTTGAAATTGTCACCTTTGAGGCTGGTACACTCATCTCAGAACAGCAACTGATTGTAGTGTAATAATTTATTCTTTTATATCTTTGCTTCTATTTGATAGATTAGGTATTTTATCCAACCAATCAAGTTTAACTCTCTGTACTGTGATACATACAGATTATTTTGAATTTTTTCTGAGTTTACATATCACCTGTTGCACACAGGTTTGTGCATCATGGCTCCATCTTGGACTGCAAGGAGGAAGACTGGGACTTCACAATGAATGTCAACGTGAGGAGCATGTACCTTATGTGCAAAGCCTTTCTGCCCAAGGTGACCTCTGCCCTCCTCACCAAATGCTCCACACAGATTATCTTGTTGAAAATGTAAATAGGTGTTGTGGAACATTGTGTGACATATGTCTTCAGTTTTGGTCTTCATCCTTTGTCCGTTGGGATTAGCTGTATTACTCTGAGCCTGTGACATGATGGGCAGCGACGGCCCAACAGCTAATCCAGCTTTAGCCGCAAACTAACTGAACTGTCTCAAAGGGGAATTTTGGCTCACTTCATAGCACTTTAGTCATTTCTTTGTTGTATAAATTGAAAGATAATTTTTAATCGTTATTTTACTCATTATGTTCTATTTATACTCCACTGACCTAATTTGTTATTTGTCATTCTAGATGTTGGCAAAGAAGTCAGGAAACATTATCAACATGGCATCTGTTGCTTCAAGCATAAAAGGTCAATTATTTTTGAATGCTTGTAGAACAcattatatttccatttaaCAGGACATTAGGCTACGGAAGTATGACCATTCATTGTAATCCTCTTAtctcaggttgtgtgtgtgcgagtgacAGATGTGTTTCCTCAACACAGGTGTTGTGAACCGATGTGTCTACAGTACCTCCAAGGCTGCAGTGATTGGGTTAACTAAATCTATAGCAGCTGATTTCATTGAGCAAGGCATTcgctgtaactgtgtttgtccTGGTAAGTCTGGAGTTCTCAAGGCCACTCGTATTTAAAAATATCGTCATCATCCTTGAGCTCAAACTAAAACAGTGCttctgaaaaaaaagtgttttaatgttggAAGACATTTTTTATAAAGATAAACAAGTTTCTGCTCAGGCTTTTTATTAGATGACATGTTTGCATACTACATCTGGCCTGATCTCAGTCACCAGGATTTAACACCAGGTTTTTCGTTTACTCATACCCTCAGGGACTGTTGATACTCCATCCCTGAGAGGTAGGATCCAAGCCCAGCCTGACCCAGAACAGGTACTTGAGGCTCTTATTTACATTCCCTTAACTTAATCTAACATCATAACAAGAAATCCTGATGTCTTTGCAAAACAATTAATGCAACTCATCTCACAGGCTTACAAGGACTTTATGGCAAGACAGAAAACTGGCAGACTGTGCACAGCTGATGAGGTAGCATACCTGTGTGTATACCTTGCCTCTGATGAGGTGAGTGCTTTTAGCCCATAATATATGCTTATTACCTGATACTGCCGTTTTAAATTTTCCAGGTGTTTTATAATATTATGTGTTTTTGGTctttttaacagtctgcctatGTGACTGGGACAGAGCACATCATCGATGGAGGGTGGAGTTTGTGAGGAACCAAGTGTTTTATAATAACAGATGCTGCTTTAAAGAGGCTGgaatgcaaataaaataaacattttgtggGAAAAGTGTTCTATTTTCCAACTTTAACATGTCCTTCTATTGTTTTGTCCTGCTTAAAACAATAGAATTCAATGTATTGTGTACACATGTTGTGCTCATGATGATGAACACTCCCAAGTATTATTAGGATAAATGCTAGAGAGACTTCCATATAACCTAAATTACCCCTAAACTAAGCAGCCATGTGTGCCCTACAGTACATAGTTGCCTTGCTATCACTAATCCGCCTCATTCCCATTTCCCAGCTGGTGTATCTGCCACAGGATTCACAGGAACGCTTCCACTTACAGGACATAGGCGATGCCAATATTTACAATATGAGGTGagctgatttttttcccttgtGTGCTGCTGTTAATATTTCAGGGACTCCTGTCAGGGAAGTCAGGAACGGGTCCCTTTAAGCGAGCTCCCGTGTTTTTAAATGGAGTGACAGCTGTGAGTAGGAAGTGCACCGGAACAGCAAGTGTCTACTGCAAGTACACGCAAATATCGGTCAAGAGCCACTTCGCCGTGTTGTGTTAAGATTACACGGAGACGAGAATGCTAATTTTAAGATTTGTTTCATTTACCGAAATTAGACAGTTTGTTCGTCAAGCACATTTAGCGATTAAGAAGTCGGTGCTTGATGGTTAGCTTTTGTTATATGGGGGCACTAAAGCatacagtcacatgacaacaacGTTGACGGCATGCTAGACGTCAAGCTAGTTTACTAATTTGCCACAATATCAAAATAGGCTGTTGTGCGTTAGTTTGTCCGATAATAGGAATAGGTGCATGTGCATGATTTCCCTGGGAATACGTTGTCACGAATAGCTCACTATAATAACTGTGGTTTTCACTCGTCTCTGGTgcaacacgtgtgtgtgtttgtgtgtataatcTACCCcaataacacacaaaatacTCACGCAGTCGCCCCATTTTCCAAAGTGGCTAGTGAGTAGCCACCCATGCTTGTACAGATTTGTTACCGGCTGTTGCTACCTCTTCTCTAGCAGCCAAAGTAGCCTACTCCGGCTAACGCTAGCTTGGTGTGCCATATGGTCGAGCCGTAAGCATTGATTAGTGTAACCTATTCACAATTGGATTAACCAAAGTCTGTTGCCATAAGTGACTGTCAAAACATTGTAGTAGCGTTTTGTACCCTATATCAGCTACCGGTAGAGTCTTCATAATATTTAAGTATGTAGTGCAGTATTTACTGCAAAAAAGTTCGCTACAagtaaaccaaaacaaacacagtagaGTGTACGTAACAGCAGTGAAGGGAATTTCGGCTCTTTTAAGAGAGCCGGTACTTATGGCTcggtttataaaaaaaagagccGGCTCATTTGGCTCAAAAGGGGCTCCTCAGAGTTTTTGTTGTTCCTTAAATTAATGTATTATGAAAAGTAATCTAATATTATTTGTGAAATTAATTACTAATCTACTAAGCATACATACATTGAGACATTTTTTCTGCGTTTCTGCAGTCACCTTTTCATTGTGTTGGTGGCTGTTCTCTTtattcctccctccctcctgtttctttttgtgtgtgtgtgtcaaaaaaaaGACTGGTTCTAAGAGCCGTTTCTTTCACGACTGACACATACATCactacgacggcgtattagggccaatgtaagaaaaaaaaatactgacccggaagaggaggggggggcaatattctgagatttaaagtcgtaaatttacgagaaaaaaagtcgtaaatttacgagaaaaaaagtcgtagatttacgagaaaaaaactcagaaatttgcATCCGTTTTTCCTGGTCATGGAATTATGTCGCGTttccatacatgcatacatgcacacggtttatgtgtacagtttacatatgtgtaaactggataaaaagcaactgtttaaagtttttagtttttatcacgGTGTTGTGAGAGTTGTAGGCCTATATGCCTTATAATAGGAAGGCAGTGAGTACGTGTGTGcttacctgtgtgtgagtgtgcaggatacaggacagcgtgtttgtgtaggagTGGAAGAGAAGATGACTTGTTAGCTTGAGAGAGGAGCgatttattaacaagaagtatatgtacagcgtaaagaataTGAGAAcaaagctgccgccctgcaagcacaggaaagtgctctggtcctccagctgtttgtgacggtgggggttaaccacgagcaccgtagctcgtcctctgtgctcCCTGACTATGGTcggaggttgaagcaggaaaggttatgAACGGTGCTATCTTCTTCACAGCGTTGTCacaacttgatgagcttttccacggcgaccgTGACAGCAAGCAGCGTGTCtccagatttgcgactttatagcctaatgtcagagaatatctgaggtcTTCCCGTAAATTTGcgagtttttttctcgtaaatctacgagtttttttctcgtaaatttacgagtttttttctcgtaaatctacgagtttttttctgtaaatctacgactttttttctcgtaaatttacgactttaaatctcagaatattgccccccctcctcttccgggtcagtatttttttttcttacattggccctaatacgccgtcgtacaTCACAGCCCTATGACaagttcttttattttttaagataATACCACCCATGCCCTAAAAGCATACTTTTTGTAACTGTAAAACCTCAGCTTGGCATTCGAGTTCAAATCTATTATTTCCACAGCTGTACCTGTAACACCAGTGTTCCCTGCCATTAAGTAAATAATCATTTGTTTTCCTACTGATATAAATGTGTTGTAAGAATAGGAGCCGGAGGTCAGAGCTGGACATACAGAAGTGAAGGAACTTCCCCATCAATGGCCAACCCCACCCCTCAGCTTGATATACTGTGATAGAGGTGAACTGGATCAGAGATACTGTAGCCGATTGCAATGGAGGAAACCCAGCATAAACCTGGTACCCCAGAGCAGAGCCCTGCACCCAGTCCAGCGCCTAGTCCGGTACCAAGTCCAGCACCCAGCCCGCTGCTGGACAGAATTACTTTGCCTGCAGCAAATCATGTGGAGGTACAGTATTTTACTAATATCCTTTCTTTTGCAGGTTTACTGActgtaattgtttttgtttggaaaGTGCTTATtgtaaactatatatatatatctatatatatatctatatatatatatatatatatagatatatatatatctatatatatatatatatatatagatatatatatatctatatatatatatgatttgAATGTTATTGTTCTTGTTTATTCAATGTGAGAGTTAGTCCATAGTAGAGTCAAAACGTTGAGACCAGAATGCCCACTTTAGCAATATAAATTCATATCTTCACTGTATTGTTTGCCAAAAGTACAATAGTCCATAGTCTTCTGGTATGGGCAATCCTACTGATATAAATGTGTTGGTGTTGTAAAAGTACAATAGTCCATAATCTTCTGGTATGACATGCATACCTTTGTGTTAACTGATAAGTAATGCCTTTATGCTTTAATCCGTTTTTAAAAGTCTTCTCCTTCTTTTGAAGCACCTAAATGTGAATCAGATTCATGTGGTGGTACGGCGCAGCTCAAGCCCAAATGTCACAGAGGAGACTACCTATTTTATTCCTCGCCACCCTGTGGTGGATGCTGGCACCAACACAGACCCACCGTTGGTCTGTTGCCCTTTGCTACACAGATTTTGCCCGTGCCCACCTAGAGGTCTTTTTGCCTCTCTCATTACCAAAGGTAAGCAGTACCTCAAAATGCAGCCCTATACTCCAAATACAGATATGTAGTCAATCAACACTGATGGAGAGAGAATATTAAGTTCCTCGCCTCTCTTCCCATTTGTCATGATGCCTATAAAATGATATCAAACACACTACACTGATATATGCCGTGGTTTTGTACTCTAACATCAGTTTCCTCTGTCTTCTGCAGTCCTTTTGGCAGCTGTGCTCTTTGGAGTGGTTTGGTCTATCACAGAGAATGAATGTCTTCCTGGAGGAAATCTGTTTGGCATCACAGTACTGTTCATCTGTGCGCTCATTGGCGGCAAATTGGTGGCTCTTATCCACATACCCAAGCTTCCGCCTTTCCCTCCACTCCTAGGTAAGGCAGATAATGCACTGTACTTGATTTAAGTACTATCATTAGTATGTTCATGCACAGATTCCTTCATCAGggcaaaaaaatatgaatcagaCTGTTGATCAGAAGGCAGTGTAATATGATGTGGTTACACCTAATTTTATCAGATTCCTTGATAGAATTCAGGCAAACAGTAGCCACTCCTCACTAAATTACATCACAAGGCAGATTGAAGTACAACTTAAGGTTTACCTTGTCACTTTCCTTTGTTGTCCTTTTCATTTTTGACCAACTCCTCAAAGGAGTGGTCTTCTTTAGAAATACCGATATATATTGTAAACAAATACAATAATCTGATCAGTTAAAGGCCAAAAGTTAAGTCTTTTTTTCAGAtctatattttgtttttttttctttcataacATTTTTTATGTCTCAACTGctattcatttaaaataatattttattatttttggttGTCTTGTGTATTTTTAGCAGAACAGTAATGAGATGAAACCCAAAGTGTAAAAGAGGTGTTACTTCAATCTTGAATTATTAGTGTTGCAACTCTGAGCATGTTTAAAGAGCAACAGTAGAGCCTTGTTCCTGTTACATAGCTGTGTGGGAGAGAGCCCTGAAGAATAAACTGCTTCATTGTAAAAAGAATCacattccctctctctcaccctctgctgtgctgcaggtATGCTGCTGATGGGCTTCCTGCTGAGGAACATCCCAGTCATAACAGACGGGGTGTACATTGACTACAGATGGTCTGCAGCACTGAGGAACATTGCTCTGGCTGTCATTTTGGCTAGAGCTGGTCTGGGGTTGGATCCCATGGTATGCaacacacagctttatttttgtacacacaAGTGTTTATAGAAATGCAAAAGCAATGTCCTAACCTCACCTTTGCGCATGGCTTTCTTGTGCAAGTATGCGAGTATTTAGTGGTACAAATAGTTTTGTCAGTAAAAAGGCACACTTTTCTGAAGCTATAGTACAGAATTGCTTAAATTACAGTTAAAACCCTTGAATAATAATGTCTGTCCTTATTGTCAGGCTCTGAAGAAACTGAAGTCTGTGTGTCTACGTGTGGCAGTCGGGCCCTGCATTATAGAGGCCAGCACCACAGCGCTGATCTCTCACTTCCTCATGGGTTTGCCCTGGGTGTGGGGCTTCATCCTTGGGTAAATACAACACCACTGTTTCTTTGCCCAGATTTCTATTTCTACAAACGCTACCTGATTATTGCTCTTAAAAGACgtcattgttttttattaaGGATAACACTTACATAGTATTTGATTTAGATTAGATGAGCAGATTGTTTACCACTCTTACTGGCTAAAGCCATAACTGCAGAGCATATTTGGTGGTAAATTAGACACTATAGCTGCAAGGAACATGGTTCCGTGAAGGAGAGGACAAAAACACCAGCTCAGATTACAAGGTCTTGTCTGCTTTCACACAGTGTTAAACTGAAATCGAAATTTCCAAAATAAGAACCTGCACATATCTGCTTCATCAGCATGCAGGGCACCAACAAACAGGCCAAAAAAGGCACCACTAGCTGCAGTTTGAGGTTTATGTGCAGAAAGCTTTGTCCCCTTCTGAATGTGTTAAAGTGGTTTTAAAGGGTGGTTGACAGACCAGCATTTTTGCCTCCACTCCCCTGTCACAACCAGACAGCGTAGTCATTTCCTCTTTATTCTGTTTTCAGAATTGTAAGTTTTTCTCTGCAGTGCAGTGTCAGTTAGTAATTTCCTATCAGCTACAatattaaaatgttcaaatgtgtatGTCTGTTCTTTAAAGAAGTGAGTgaataaagaaaatattttctcCACACCATAGGTTTGTGCTTGGTGCTGTGTCTCCGGCTGTGGTTGTACCCTCTATGCTAATGCTACAGAAGGATGGATATGGTGTGGAGCAGGGTATTCCCACCCTCCTGATGGCTGCTGGCAGTTTTGATGACATTCTTGCCATCACAGGGTTCACCACGTGCTTGGGCATGGCCTTTGCCACAGgtaaaaatgttttgaatgtGTGGAGAAGTAATAGAAAATGAGAAGAGTTGatttcagtgttgtttttctttgacacACATCAACTGCGATCTGTAGTTTGTCTGGAGCTCAGCAGAGGGTGTTAGTGTGCTGATTACTCTACTTGATGCATGAgctttttgtgtgcatgtgctttTTTCTACAAAAAGCCCTCATTAGGTTCAGATCCCTGCAGATAAGGCATTCAAATGAAATGCAATCTTCGACATAGTGAACAGTTTTAGGGAGGTGGTAATTCAGCTGTAGAGCCTCTTTTACACTTGCACTACAGCATCAACATTTTCTTCACACATTAAGCAGTTGAGCTGTATGTGTAAACATCAGTCAAATTTTAAACTGACTTTATTCTGCCAGCTCTGTGTGATGTCTGATTGAACTTGTGTGTGAATAGAGCCCAGAGAATTCACACCAAATGACTGAGCATAATGATGAGGATGTTACCAACCGTGCACAGAGTGGAGCTGCTTCATGCAAGCTGCTTTTCTACTCTTGTTAAATACTAGATATTAAAGTTGAAACACATTACTGATGAGTCCCAGAAACTGTACATACCAAAATGAGCCAAACATTTACATCCAGGACACAATTTCACCAGTTTAAAAGCTTTACAATGGTCTAAGTGATGAGTACATTATACCTGTGTATTTTGAATATCCATCAATTCGTTTCTTGTTATATGTTACTTATCCTGCTTAGGTTCCACCTGGTACAACCTACTGAGAGGTGTTCTGGAGGTGGCTGGAGGGATGGTTGCTGGAATTCTCCTGGGCTTTCTCATCCAATACTTCCCTAGTGTGGACCAGGTAGGCAATTCTCACACAATCAGTGTACTATGATATGAATCTAGGTTTAATTGAGCCACCTGATCCCATGGTCTGTATGTAAAACAATTTGGGAATC
Encoded proteins:
- the bdh2 gene encoding dehydrogenase/reductase SDR family member 6, which produces MGRLDGKVIVLSAAAQGIGRAAAIAFAKEGARVTAVDINGEKVKELDGIQGIRTKVVDVTKRDQVEALAKEHDHVDVLFNVAGFVHHGSILDCKEEDWDFTMNVNVRSMYLMCKAFLPKMLAKKSGNIINMASVASSIKGVVNRCVYSTSKAAVIGLTKSIAADFIEQGIRCNCVCPGTVDTPSLRGRIQAQPDPEQAYKDFMARQKTGRLCTADEVAYLCVYLASDESAYVTGTEHIIDGGWSL
- the LOC114436658 gene encoding sodium/hydrogen exchanger 9B2 isoform X1, translating into MEETQHKPGTPEQSPAPSPAPSPVPSPAPSPLLDRITLPAANHVEHLNVNQIHVVVRRSSSPNVTEETTYFIPRHPVVDAGTNTDPPLVCCPLLHRFCPCPPRGLFASLITKVLLAAVLFGVVWSITENECLPGGNLFGITVLFICALIGGKLVALIHIPKLPPFPPLLGMLLMGFLLRNIPVITDGVYIDYRWSAALRNIALAVILARAGLGLDPMALKKLKSVCLRVAVGPCIIEASTTALISHFLMGLPWVWGFILGFVLGAVSPAVVVPSMLMLQKDGYGVEQGIPTLLMAAGSFDDILAITGFTTCLGMAFATGSTWYNLLRGVLEVAGGMVAGILLGFLIQYFPSVDQKYIVMKRSFLVLGLSVFAVFGSGVAGFPGSGGLCTIVLAFLAAIGWGTEKERVEEVVGWAWDVFQPLLFGLIGAEIRVSELEGHAVGLGIASLLIALSVRLLFTYVCVLCADFNMKEKLFIALAWMPKATVQAAIGSTALDMARTKDDKQLQKYGMDVLTVAVLAILLTAPVGALIIGLCGPCLLQKPKNSVCGERVKPNLSSFFLGTGAGGENDDDTPITYESTL
- the LOC114436658 gene encoding sodium/hydrogen exchanger 9B2 isoform X2; this translates as MEETQHKPGTPEQSPAPSPAPSPVPSPAPSPLLDRITLPAANHVEHLNVNQIHVVVRRSSSPNVTEETTYFIPRHPVVDAGTNTDPPLVCCPLLHRFCPCPPRGLFASLITKVLLAAVLFGVVWSITENECLPGGNLFGITVLFICALIGGKLVALIHIPKLPPFPPLLGMLLMGFLLRNIPVITDGVYIDYRWSAALRNIALAVILARAGLGLDPMALKKLKSVCLRVAVGPCIIEASTTALISHFLMGLPWVWGFILGFVLGAVSPAVVVPSMLMLQKDGYGVEQGIPTLLMAAGSFDDILAITGFTTCLGMAFATGSTWYNLLRGVLEVAGGMVAGILLGFLIQYFPSVDQKYIVMKRSFLVLGLSVFAVFGSGVAGFPGSGGLCTIVLAFLAAIGWGTEKERVEEVVGWAWDVFQPLLFGLIGAEIRVSELEGHAVGLGIASLLIALSVRLLFTYVCVLCADFNMKEKLFIALAWMPKATVQAAIGSTALDMARTKDDKQLQKYGMDVLTVAVLAILLTAPVGALIIGLCGPCLLQKPKNSVCGTGAGGENDDDTPITYESTL